A region from the Cryptosporangium arvum DSM 44712 genome encodes:
- a CDS encoding DUF5753 domain-containing protein codes for MPRTIDPVIHRRRLSAELRRARERRSMTQRSVAHAMDWSLSKVIRIEAGSVGVAVNDVRGLLNLYGVPEGDRLAALLETARAARQPSLWSAYQDRISAEFFYYLGHESSASVIRGYQPLVVPGLLQTADYARAVLQVFASNHDDDRLEEMIELRLRRQEILEGEDRPDIHFLLDESVIRRVAGTPAVMRRQLEHLLELSTADRINILIVPSTSGLYRLMTRPSALLEFDDLVDARILHLELPEGDKLIREDDPDIRSLGLPHGYLEEFWELENIALDQSTGGLIEDALDGLSRA; via the coding sequence ATGCCGCGAACCATCGATCCGGTCATTCACCGCCGCCGGCTGAGCGCCGAGCTTCGACGGGCCCGAGAGCGCAGAAGCATGACTCAGCGGAGCGTCGCCCACGCGATGGACTGGTCCCTCTCCAAAGTCATTCGGATCGAGGCGGGCTCCGTCGGCGTCGCGGTCAACGACGTTCGCGGCCTACTCAATCTCTACGGAGTGCCCGAGGGAGACCGGTTGGCCGCCCTCTTGGAGACCGCCCGGGCCGCCCGTCAACCATCGCTGTGGAGTGCTTATCAGGACCGGATCTCGGCGGAGTTCTTCTACTACCTCGGCCACGAATCGTCGGCGTCCGTCATCCGCGGCTACCAGCCGCTGGTCGTACCCGGTCTGCTTCAGACCGCCGACTACGCCCGGGCAGTCCTCCAGGTCTTCGCGAGCAACCACGACGACGACCGACTCGAGGAAATGATTGAGTTACGCCTTCGGCGCCAGGAGATACTCGAGGGAGAGGATCGGCCGGATATCCACTTCCTGCTCGACGAATCCGTCATCCGCAGGGTCGCCGGGACTCCCGCGGTGATGCGTAGGCAACTCGAACATCTCTTGGAGCTGTCCACCGCCGATCGCATCAACATTCTCATCGTTCCATCGACGTCAGGTCTGTATCGCCTCATGACCCGGCCGTCCGCGTTACTCGAATTCGACGACCTGGTCGACGCTCGCATCCTTCATCTGGAACTTCCCGAGGGAGACAAATTGATCCGGGAGGATGACCCGGACATTCGCTCCCTCGGGCTGCCCCACGGCTATCTCGAGGAGTTCTGGGAGCTGGAGAATATCGCGCTGGACCAGTCGACCGGCGGCCTGATCGAGGACGCGCTCGACGGCCTCAGCCGCGCCTAG
- a CDS encoding DUF397 domain-containing protein, which translates to MVAQNKNKWVKSSYSESLNCLEFFVENGANVLVRDSKNPDGHRLSVSRGAWREFVAFTRAELARRG; encoded by the coding sequence GTGGTCGCACAGAATAAAAATAAATGGGTAAAAAGTAGCTACAGTGAATCGTTGAATTGTCTGGAGTTTTTCGTGGAAAATGGTGCGAACGTCCTCGTTCGGGACTCGAAAAACCCGGACGGGCATCGTCTCTCGGTTTCCCGTGGTGCCTGGCGGGAGTTCGTGGCGTTTACCCGCGCGGAGTTGGCTAGGCGCGGCTGA
- a CDS encoding sensor histidine kinase, which produces MRHVHLWLRGHPLVFDGLAAATVALLALVLFPGVASSGDWWQALFPIVFVVPVALRSRHQVGALYATAALGLVSLATFGFPHPAILYAGIVMAYSAAAYAPRPHARAAGVLSVVFGVIGGVKWSYLVLSLTGSSYTLQDLSVSNQVVALAVCVGACSAPLVTAWLWGGVVHARHAYLQEALDRASRLERERDALARLAVVEERGRIARDLHDVVAHSLSVVVLQADGARHVLESDPARAAVALETIGRTGREATAEMRRLLGVLRSPEAASRTPQPDLGQLETLVGQVRESGLPVTLRVSGDLSGVPAGAGLSAYRIVQEALTNTVKHGGPSASAAVSLEVRPDGLSVSVVDDGRGAAAADDGAGLGLLGMRERAAAVGGEVTAAPRSGGGFAVTAWLPASGTPSVRDSREVAR; this is translated from the coding sequence ATGCGGCACGTGCATCTGTGGCTCCGGGGACACCCGTTGGTGTTCGACGGGCTCGCGGCGGCGACCGTCGCGCTGCTTGCGCTCGTGTTGTTTCCCGGGGTGGCGAGCTCCGGCGACTGGTGGCAGGCGCTCTTCCCGATCGTCTTCGTCGTGCCGGTCGCGCTGCGTAGCCGCCACCAGGTCGGGGCCCTCTACGCCACCGCCGCGCTCGGGCTGGTCAGCCTGGCCACGTTCGGGTTCCCGCATCCGGCGATCCTGTACGCGGGCATCGTGATGGCCTACTCAGCGGCCGCGTACGCGCCTCGGCCGCACGCCCGGGCCGCCGGGGTGCTGAGCGTCGTGTTCGGCGTCATCGGTGGGGTGAAGTGGTCGTATCTGGTGCTCAGCCTGACCGGGAGCTCGTACACGCTGCAGGATCTCTCGGTGAGCAACCAGGTCGTCGCGCTGGCGGTCTGCGTCGGGGCGTGCAGTGCGCCGCTCGTCACCGCGTGGCTGTGGGGTGGGGTTGTGCACGCCCGGCACGCGTACCTGCAGGAGGCGCTCGACCGGGCCTCGCGGCTCGAGCGGGAACGTGACGCGCTGGCCCGTCTCGCGGTGGTCGAAGAGCGCGGACGCATCGCCCGTGACCTGCACGACGTCGTCGCCCACAGCCTGTCGGTCGTGGTGCTGCAGGCGGACGGGGCCCGGCACGTCCTCGAGTCCGACCCGGCGCGGGCCGCGGTCGCGCTCGAGACCATCGGGCGCACCGGGCGCGAGGCCACCGCGGAGATGCGCCGGCTGCTCGGCGTGCTGCGGAGCCCGGAGGCGGCGTCGCGGACACCCCAGCCCGACCTCGGGCAGCTCGAGACGCTCGTCGGCCAGGTCCGTGAGTCCGGCCTGCCGGTGACGCTGCGGGTGTCCGGCGACCTGAGCGGCGTGCCGGCCGGCGCCGGGCTGTCGGCCTACCGGATCGTGCAGGAGGCGCTCACCAACACCGTGAAACACGGCGGTCCGTCCGCGTCGGCCGCGGTCAGTCTCGAGGTGCGGCCCGACGGTCTGTCGGTCTCGGTCGTCGACGACGGGCGGGGCGCGGCCGCCGCCGACGACGGGGCGGGGCTCGGCCTGCTCGGCATGCGTGAACGGGCCGCCGCGGTCGGTGGCGAGGTCACCGCCGCTCCCCGGTCCGGCGGTGGCTTCGCGGTCACGGCGTGGCTGCCCGCGAGCGGCACCCCGTCCGTGCGGGACTCCAGGGAGGTGGCGCGGTGA
- a CDS encoding response regulator has translation MIRVLLVDDQELVRSGLRMVLDAQDGLVVVDEAGDGQAAVERVRAGGVDVVVMDVRMPRLDGVGATERIAALPQPPRVLLLTTFDLDEYAFAGLRAGAAGFLLKDVPTNELVSAIRAVHEGDAVVAPSTTRRLLDRFLPHLPGPQAESADVFAELTAREREVLVLLAKGLSNLEISEALFLSEGTVKTHVSRVLTKLGVRDRVQAVVLAYQSGLVGLER, from the coding sequence GTGATCCGGGTACTGCTCGTCGACGACCAGGAACTGGTGCGCAGCGGGCTACGGATGGTGCTCGACGCCCAGGACGGCCTGGTGGTCGTCGACGAGGCCGGGGACGGCCAGGCCGCGGTCGAGCGCGTCCGGGCCGGCGGTGTGGACGTCGTCGTGATGGACGTGCGGATGCCACGGCTGGACGGCGTCGGCGCCACCGAGCGCATCGCCGCGCTCCCCCAGCCGCCGCGGGTGCTCCTGCTGACGACGTTCGACCTCGACGAGTACGCGTTCGCCGGCCTGCGTGCCGGGGCGGCCGGCTTCCTGCTCAAGGACGTGCCGACGAACGAGCTGGTCAGCGCGATCCGGGCCGTCCACGAGGGTGACGCGGTCGTGGCCCCGTCCACGACCCGGCGCCTCCTCGACCGGTTCCTCCCGCACCTGCCGGGGCCGCAGGCCGAATCGGCCGACGTGTTCGCCGAGCTCACCGCCCGCGAACGCGAGGTGCTCGTGCTGCTCGCGAAAGGCCTGTCGAACCTGGAGATCTCCGAGGCCCTGTTCCTCAGCGAAGGAACCGTGAAAACGCACGTCAGCCGGGTGCTGACCAAGCTCGGCGTCCGGGACCGGGTGCAGGCCGTGGTGCTCGCGTACCAGTCGGGGCTGGTAGGTCTCGAGCGGTAG
- a CDS encoding ABC transporter ATP-binding protein gives MDTTAAVTATELTKTYGTGNTRVSALRGVSLAVPHGQFVAIMGPSGSGKSTLLHCLAGLDKASSGRVRIGNAELDGLADGRLTRLRREAVGFVFQSFNLLPTLSAAENILLPLRLAGRRPDGEWLDRVIDLLGLADRMHHRPNQLSGGQQQRVAVARALITRPSVVFADEPTGNLDSRSGAEVLSLLRASVRELGQTVVMVTHDPRAASYSDRVVFLADGRIVDEVTDPTPEVVLDRVGRLEERAA, from the coding sequence ATGGACACCACCGCAGCGGTCACCGCGACCGAGCTCACGAAGACGTACGGCACCGGCAACACCAGAGTCAGCGCGCTGCGCGGTGTCTCGCTCGCGGTGCCCCACGGGCAGTTCGTCGCCATCATGGGGCCGTCCGGCTCCGGCAAGTCGACGCTCCTGCACTGCCTGGCCGGGCTGGACAAGGCGTCGTCGGGCCGGGTGCGCATCGGCAACGCGGAGCTCGACGGGCTCGCCGACGGGCGGTTGACCCGCCTGCGCCGGGAAGCGGTCGGCTTCGTGTTCCAGTCGTTCAACCTGCTGCCGACGCTCTCCGCGGCCGAGAACATCCTGCTGCCGCTGCGGCTGGCCGGGCGTCGTCCGGACGGTGAATGGCTCGACCGGGTGATCGACCTGCTGGGCCTCGCCGACCGGATGCACCACCGGCCCAACCAGCTCTCCGGCGGGCAGCAGCAGCGGGTGGCGGTCGCGCGGGCGCTGATCACCCGGCCGTCGGTGGTGTTCGCCGACGAGCCGACCGGCAACCTCGACTCGCGCTCCGGCGCCGAGGTACTGAGCCTGCTGCGGGCCAGCGTCCGCGAGCTCGGCCAGACCGTGGTCATGGTGACCCACGACCCGCGCGCGGCCAGCTACTCCGACCGCGTCGTGTTCCTCGCCGACGGCCGGATCGTCGACGAGGTCACCGACCCGACCCCCGAGGTCGTGCTCGACCGGGTCGGCCGGCTGGAAGAGCGGGCGGCCTGA
- a CDS encoding FtsX-like permease family protein, translating into MLRVALTRVRYQFGSLLLVSLAVAAAVAFIAASFTLGDAIRAAVYRETAAQAAPVAAHATPGDTPFTGTQVRAVAALPGVTAVQPRADFGTITLLQSDGTVVRVPGQPILSAFVAPVDPALSEHELTAGRFPAKPGELVVPASLADDRGWKPGTTVQVLDTKRAAHRFTITGTVDGRVEEGAAGLLPADYSSLLGVSEWSALDVTGSVTPDAVRAALGSATVVSGPEYADQLASAQLGGSITAIIDGLKLFAWVAVAVAVAVAYNAFGIVLAQRRREVALVRCVGAGRGQVFRATIVEAGVAGLVAAVAGYVAGQGLTAVATYGLTSAGLAPDSLRVTFSPVAAVVALIVGVTVSVLAAVLPAWSATRVAPVRALSDQGELIEDARVGRVRLGAGVLLLATGSALAWYAADQRDSWTGIGGGFLVMLALLALGPVVVGPLVRVVGFPGRIAGAAGHLAAANGARNPRRTAAVTNALTIGIGLATVMLVGFASLEKTANAQLTGSYSADFTLTSVAPAPASLPTGLAAALEKKSQLQAPVPVRSHDVDRITGKNATIGTSVLALPPDALRAHLPAKFTRSGDLRDFGPGRVVVTAQAAKDLGGVTAGDTVRVGNTAVRVAAVVDGGYSSPFGPLTFDPSDFDRWYGSAAPTGLLVWGKSGVDAADARAAIDDSIAALPDVEVQDLAGLLDDLESQINGYLMAGGLLIGMAVFIAVLGVMVTLTLSVLERRREIAVLRALGLTRGQLYTTLTLEGAIMALLAAVVGTALGVGLGIAGTLAAFGVQDDLLIALPVRMIAGVLVGAAVIGVLAALPPARRASRTAPVEALATA; encoded by the coding sequence ATGCTGCGCGTCGCGCTCACCCGGGTCCGCTACCAGTTCGGATCCCTCCTGCTCGTCTCGCTGGCGGTCGCGGCCGCGGTCGCGTTCATCGCGGCGTCGTTCACGTTGGGCGACGCCATCCGCGCCGCGGTCTACCGGGAAACCGCCGCCCAGGCCGCGCCGGTCGCCGCGCACGCCACCCCCGGGGACACGCCGTTCACCGGCACGCAGGTCCGGGCGGTGGCCGCGTTGCCGGGCGTCACCGCGGTCCAGCCGCGCGCGGACTTCGGCACGATCACGCTGCTGCAGTCCGACGGGACGGTCGTGCGCGTACCGGGGCAACCGATCCTGTCGGCGTTCGTTGCTCCCGTCGACCCGGCCCTGTCCGAGCACGAGCTGACCGCGGGCCGGTTCCCGGCGAAGCCCGGCGAGCTCGTCGTCCCGGCGTCGCTCGCCGACGACCGGGGCTGGAAGCCCGGGACGACCGTCCAGGTCCTGGACACCAAACGCGCCGCGCACCGCTTCACGATCACCGGCACCGTGGACGGCCGGGTGGAGGAGGGCGCCGCCGGTCTGCTCCCGGCTGACTACTCGTCGCTGCTGGGCGTGAGCGAGTGGTCCGCGCTCGACGTCACCGGCTCGGTCACTCCCGACGCCGTCCGGGCGGCGCTGGGTTCGGCCACCGTCGTCTCCGGCCCCGAATACGCCGACCAGCTGGCGTCCGCGCAACTCGGCGGCTCGATCACCGCGATCATCGACGGGCTGAAGCTCTTCGCGTGGGTCGCGGTCGCGGTGGCCGTCGCGGTGGCCTACAACGCGTTCGGCATCGTGCTGGCGCAGCGCCGGCGCGAGGTGGCGCTGGTGCGGTGCGTCGGCGCCGGCCGCGGACAGGTGTTCCGCGCGACGATCGTCGAAGCGGGGGTCGCGGGCCTGGTCGCCGCGGTGGCCGGCTACGTCGCCGGACAGGGGCTGACGGCGGTCGCCACCTACGGGCTGACGTCGGCCGGGCTCGCGCCGGACAGCCTGCGGGTGACGTTCTCGCCCGTCGCCGCCGTGGTCGCGCTGATCGTCGGCGTCACGGTCTCGGTGCTCGCCGCCGTACTGCCGGCCTGGTCGGCGACCCGGGTAGCGCCGGTGCGGGCGCTGTCCGACCAGGGCGAGCTGATCGAGGACGCCCGGGTGGGCCGGGTGCGGCTCGGCGCCGGGGTGCTGCTGCTCGCCACCGGGTCCGCGCTGGCCTGGTACGCGGCCGACCAGCGGGACAGCTGGACCGGGATCGGCGGTGGGTTCCTGGTCATGCTCGCGCTGCTGGCGCTCGGGCCGGTCGTCGTCGGGCCGCTGGTGCGCGTAGTCGGGTTCCCCGGGCGGATCGCCGGTGCGGCCGGACACCTGGCCGCCGCCAACGGCGCGCGCAACCCGCGGCGGACGGCGGCGGTGACGAACGCGCTGACGATCGGCATCGGCCTGGCCACGGTCATGCTCGTCGGGTTCGCCTCGCTGGAGAAGACCGCGAACGCGCAGCTGACCGGGAGCTACTCGGCCGACTTCACGCTCACCAGCGTGGCGCCCGCGCCGGCCTCGCTCCCCACCGGGCTGGCGGCCGCGCTGGAGAAGAAGTCGCAACTGCAGGCGCCGGTGCCGGTGCGCTCCCACGACGTCGACCGGATCACCGGCAAGAACGCGACGATCGGCACCAGCGTGCTCGCGCTCCCGCCGGACGCACTGCGCGCGCACCTCCCGGCGAAGTTCACCCGCTCCGGCGACCTGCGCGACTTCGGTCCGGGCCGGGTCGTCGTCACCGCGCAGGCCGCGAAGGACCTCGGCGGTGTCACCGCCGGTGACACCGTGCGGGTGGGGAACACCGCGGTACGGGTCGCGGCGGTCGTCGACGGCGGGTACAGCTCGCCGTTCGGTCCGCTCACGTTCGACCCGTCGGACTTCGACCGCTGGTACGGCTCCGCCGCCCCGACCGGCCTGCTGGTCTGGGGGAAGTCCGGTGTCGACGCCGCCGACGCCCGGGCCGCGATCGACGACTCGATCGCCGCGCTGCCCGACGTCGAGGTGCAGGACCTCGCCGGCCTGCTGGACGATCTGGAGTCGCAGATCAACGGCTACCTGATGGCCGGTGGTCTGCTGATCGGCATGGCGGTGTTCATCGCGGTGCTCGGCGTGATGGTGACGCTGACGCTGTCGGTGCTGGAACGCCGCCGGGAGATCGCGGTGCTGCGTGCCCTCGGTCTGACCCGGGGCCAGCTCTACACGACGCTGACGCTGGAAGGCGCGATCATGGCGCTGCTCGCGGCGGTGGTGGGCACGGCACTGGGCGTCGGCCTGGGGATCGCCGGCACGCTCGCGGCGTTCGGCGTCCAGGACGATCTGCTGATCGCGCTGCCGGTGCGGATGATCGCCGGTGTGCTGGTCGGGGCCGCGGTGATCGGTGTCCTGGCCGCGCTCCCGCCCGCCCGCCGGGCGTCACGGACCGCTCCGGTCGAGGCGCTGGCCACGGCCTGA
- the mshC gene encoding cysteine--1-D-myo-inosityl 2-amino-2-deoxy-alpha-D-glucopyranoside ligase, whose protein sequence is MQSWPHPDVPLLPGTGVPLRLHDSATREVRPTSPGPVARMYVCGITPYDATHLGHAATYLAFDLVNRVWRDNGHEVVYVQNVTDVDDPLFERADRDGEDWVVLGMRETALFREDMTALRVLPPAHYVGVVEAVEEIAELVEKLVSIGVAYRLEDGTGDVYQDVAAARRFGYESGYSADTMARFFAERGGDPDRPGKRNTLDPLLWRGARDGEPRWPSPVGPGRPGWHVECAAIAVNRLGLGIDVQGGGSDLIFPHHEMSALHAEAAADQWPFAKHYVHAGMIGLDGEKMSKSRGNLVFVSRLRGDGVDPMAVRLALLSGHYRSDRSWTADALIEAQARLARWRDAAALATGPSAIDLLARVRERLADDLDSPGAIRAVDEWAATALRDGGPDPTAPALVRSTVDALLGIVL, encoded by the coding sequence ATGCAGAGCTGGCCGCACCCTGACGTGCCCCTTCTCCCCGGAACCGGCGTGCCGCTGCGGCTGCACGACTCGGCCACGCGCGAGGTGCGGCCCACGTCGCCGGGGCCGGTCGCCCGGATGTACGTCTGCGGGATCACCCCGTACGACGCCACGCACCTCGGCCACGCCGCCACCTATCTGGCGTTCGACCTCGTCAACCGGGTCTGGCGCGACAACGGCCACGAGGTCGTCTACGTCCAGAACGTCACCGACGTCGACGACCCGCTGTTCGAGCGGGCCGACCGCGACGGCGAGGACTGGGTGGTGCTCGGCATGCGCGAGACCGCGCTGTTCCGCGAGGACATGACCGCGCTGCGGGTGCTCCCGCCGGCGCACTACGTCGGGGTCGTCGAGGCCGTCGAGGAGATCGCCGAGCTCGTCGAGAAGCTGGTGTCGATCGGGGTGGCGTACCGGCTCGAGGACGGCACCGGCGACGTCTACCAGGACGTCGCGGCCGCCCGGCGGTTCGGGTACGAGTCGGGGTACTCCGCCGACACGATGGCGCGGTTCTTCGCCGAGCGCGGCGGTGACCCCGACCGCCCCGGGAAGCGCAACACGCTCGACCCGCTGCTCTGGCGGGGCGCCCGCGACGGGGAGCCGCGCTGGCCCTCCCCGGTCGGGCCGGGGCGCCCGGGCTGGCACGTGGAGTGCGCGGCGATCGCGGTCAACCGCCTGGGGCTGGGCATCGACGTCCAGGGCGGCGGCTCCGACCTCATCTTCCCGCACCACGAGATGTCGGCGCTGCACGCCGAGGCGGCCGCGGACCAGTGGCCGTTCGCCAAGCACTACGTCCATGCCGGGATGATCGGCCTCGACGGCGAGAAAATGTCGAAGTCGCGCGGAAACCTGGTGTTCGTGTCGCGGCTGCGCGGCGACGGCGTCGACCCGATGGCGGTCCGGCTCGCGCTGCTGTCCGGGCACTACCGGTCGGACCGCTCCTGGACCGCGGACGCCCTGATCGAGGCCCAGGCCCGGCTGGCCCGCTGGCGGGACGCGGCCGCACTGGCCACCGGTCCGTCGGCGATCGACCTGCTGGCGCGGGTACGGGAGCGGCTCGCCGACGACCTCGACTCCCCGGGCGCGATCCGCGCGGTCGACGAGTGGGCCGCGACCGCCCTGCGCGACGGCGGCCCGGACCCCACCGCTCCGGCGCTGGTTCGCTCCACGGTCGACGCGCTCCTCGGAATCGTGCTCTGA
- a CDS encoding amidohydrolase family protein, with product MSDQFQPGRPIVLRGGTVLPMDASKSVLRDTDVLVVGNRIEAIGPNLSVPEGTAEIDARGGLVMPGMIDTHRHMWQTAMRGYGADWTLTQYFVFYYLQHGKSFRPEDIYAGNLLSAIEALDAGVTTTVDWSHNNHTTQHADAAVDALEAIPGRFVFAYGNIQGGAWEWATQPAFRDFVERRMHRGDMLGFQLAFDVTGDPAFPEKAAFEVARELGATVTTHAGVWGATNDDGIRLMYENGFMTPGNVYVHAATLSDDSYQRIAATGGSVSVSTESEQSCGQGYPPTWVLRKHNVPVSLSMDTSVWWSGDLFSAMRATLGADRSREHLEAHKNGDTVTHSHLRADQVVEYATRGGAAALGRDDLGRLAVGTKADVVLIKNDSSPVMFPLLNPYGHVAFQAQRGDVHTVLVDGKVVKHDGKLVGIDLEAARTAIASTVEYLQNTLGAEAWEAGMNPDIPETKVLDNPYTYTDYRSSSTHGN from the coding sequence ATGAGCGACCAGTTCCAGCCCGGCCGCCCGATCGTGCTGCGCGGCGGCACCGTCCTGCCGATGGACGCGTCCAAGTCCGTCCTGCGCGACACCGACGTGCTCGTCGTCGGCAACCGGATCGAGGCCATCGGGCCGAACCTGTCGGTGCCCGAGGGCACCGCGGAGATCGACGCCCGCGGCGGCCTGGTGATGCCCGGCATGATCGACACCCACCGGCACATGTGGCAGACCGCGATGCGCGGCTACGGCGCCGACTGGACCCTCACCCAGTACTTCGTCTTCTACTACCTCCAGCACGGCAAGTCGTTCCGGCCCGAGGACATCTACGCGGGCAACCTGCTGTCCGCGATCGAGGCGCTGGACGCCGGGGTCACCACCACCGTCGACTGGTCGCACAACAACCACACCACGCAGCACGCCGACGCCGCGGTCGACGCCCTCGAGGCGATCCCGGGCCGGTTCGTGTTCGCGTACGGCAACATCCAGGGCGGCGCCTGGGAGTGGGCCACCCAGCCTGCGTTCCGCGACTTCGTCGAGCGCCGGATGCACCGCGGCGACATGCTCGGCTTCCAGCTGGCGTTCGACGTCACCGGCGACCCGGCGTTCCCGGAGAAGGCCGCGTTCGAGGTCGCGCGGGAGCTCGGCGCCACCGTCACCACGCACGCCGGGGTGTGGGGCGCCACGAACGACGACGGCATCCGGCTGATGTACGAGAACGGCTTCATGACGCCGGGCAACGTCTACGTGCACGCCGCGACGCTCTCCGACGACTCGTACCAGCGCATCGCCGCGACCGGCGGCTCGGTGTCGGTCTCCACCGAGAGCGAGCAGAGCTGCGGGCAGGGCTACCCGCCCACCTGGGTGCTGCGCAAGCACAACGTCCCGGTGTCGCTGTCGATGGACACCAGCGTCTGGTGGAGCGGCGACCTGTTCTCGGCGATGCGGGCCACGCTCGGCGCCGACCGCTCCCGCGAGCACCTCGAGGCGCACAAGAACGGCGACACCGTCACGCACTCGCACCTGCGCGCGGACCAGGTCGTGGAGTACGCGACCCGCGGCGGGGCGGCGGCGCTGGGCCGCGACGACCTGGGTCGGCTCGCGGTCGGCACGAAGGCCGACGTCGTGCTGATCAAGAACGACAGCTCGCCGGTGATGTTCCCGCTGCTGAACCCGTACGGGCACGTCGCGTTCCAGGCCCAGCGCGGCGACGTCCACACGGTCCTGGTCGACGGCAAGGTCGTCAAGCACGACGGCAAGCTGGTCGGGATCGACCTGGAGGCCGCGCGCACCGCGATCGCGTCGACCGTCGAGTACCTGCAGAACACGCTGGGCGCGGAGGCCTGGGAAGCCGGCATGAACCCCGACATCCCGGAGACCAAGGTGCTCGACAACCCGTACACCTACACCGACTACCGCAGCAGCTCCACCCACGGCAACTAG
- a CDS encoding LysR family transcriptional regulator, producing the protein MSDLELRHLRYFVAVAEESSFTAAAARLNLAQQSLSQQIAVLERRLKARLFDRDTRGTRLTAVGAVFLPEARAVLARAERAVATAARAARGELGRVDLAFLASAANTLLPPVVRALRTRFGEWDLTTDAVSIAEMVTGLRAGRYDVGFGRPPCVDDLRTRVIATEPACAVLPVGHPLAARDSVALGELNDEPWVLTPRDSWLPWHLRYDAEFAAAGFAPRVVAEGGSVQNLLALVAAGVGVTRLAASSRSLRGSGVVFVPLVGEVAETVVIWRDETPLVRNVVSVVAELAATTDLTSD; encoded by the coding sequence GTGAGCGACCTCGAGCTGCGTCACCTGCGCTACTTCGTGGCCGTCGCCGAGGAGTCGAGCTTCACCGCGGCGGCCGCCCGGCTCAACCTCGCCCAGCAGTCGCTGTCGCAGCAGATCGCCGTGCTCGAGCGCCGGTTGAAGGCCCGCCTCTTCGACCGGGACACCCGGGGCACCCGGCTGACCGCGGTCGGCGCGGTGTTCCTCCCGGAGGCGCGCGCGGTGCTCGCGCGCGCCGAACGGGCCGTCGCGACGGCCGCGCGCGCCGCCCGGGGTGAGCTCGGCCGGGTCGACCTGGCGTTCCTCGCCTCGGCGGCCAACACGCTGCTGCCCCCGGTCGTGCGGGCGCTGCGGACACGGTTCGGCGAGTGGGACCTCACGACCGACGCGGTGTCGATCGCGGAGATGGTGACCGGCCTGCGCGCGGGTCGGTACGACGTGGGGTTCGGGCGCCCGCCGTGCGTGGACGACCTCCGCACGCGGGTGATCGCCACCGAGCCGGCGTGCGCGGTGCTACCGGTGGGCCATCCGCTGGCCGCGCGGGACTCGGTCGCGCTCGGGGAGCTGAACGACGAACCCTGGGTGCTCACCCCGCGCGATTCCTGGCTGCCGTGGCACCTGCGTTACGACGCCGAGTTCGCCGCGGCCGGCTTCGCGCCGCGTGTCGTGGCCGAGGGCGGCAGCGTGCAGAACCTGCTGGCGCTCGTCGCCGCCGGGGTCGGCGTGACCCGGCTGGCGGCGTCCTCGCGCAGCCTGCGCGGCAGCGGCGTGGTGTTCGTCCCGCTGGTGGGCGAGGTGGCCGAGACCGTGGTGATCTGGCGGGACGAGACGCCGCTGGTCCGCAACGTGGTGTCGGTGGTCGCGGAGCTCGCCGCGACCACCGATCTCACGTCCGACTAG
- a CDS encoding SDR family NAD(P)-dependent oxidoreductase yields MQKTWLITGCSSGFGREIALAALAAGDQVLAGARKPGVLAELRGGNLETAALDVTEPGAAERAVAAAIDTFGRLDVVVNNAGFAIVGAVEETTEDELRHTMEVMFFGAAAVTKAAVPILREQGHGTIVQISSMGGQLAFAGVGAYCAAKFALEGYSEALAAELEPHGVRVLIVEPGAFRTGLNGGRMIVSAPLDAYRDTAGATRANLVNDDGVQPGDPARAARIIVDLVHSDDAPLRLPLGRDAVDALRAHQSRLAADLAEWEHVSVATSY; encoded by the coding sequence ATGCAGAAGACATGGTTGATCACCGGTTGCTCGTCCGGCTTCGGACGCGAGATCGCGCTCGCGGCGCTCGCCGCCGGCGATCAGGTCCTCGCCGGCGCACGGAAGCCCGGCGTGCTCGCGGAACTGCGCGGCGGGAATCTGGAAACCGCCGCGCTGGACGTCACCGAGCCCGGCGCCGCCGAGCGGGCGGTAGCCGCCGCGATCGACACGTTCGGGCGGCTGGACGTGGTGGTGAACAACGCCGGGTTCGCGATCGTCGGCGCGGTGGAGGAGACCACCGAGGACGAACTGCGGCACACGATGGAGGTGATGTTCTTCGGCGCAGCCGCGGTGACGAAAGCCGCGGTGCCGATCCTGCGCGAGCAGGGCCACGGCACGATCGTGCAGATCAGCTCGATGGGCGGCCAGCTGGCCTTCGCGGGCGTCGGAGCGTACTGCGCGGCGAAGTTCGCGCTGGAGGGCTACTCCGAGGCCCTCGCCGCCGAACTCGAGCCCCACGGCGTGCGCGTGCTGATCGTCGAGCCGGGCGCGTTCCGCACCGGGCTCAACGGCGGCCGGATGATCGTGTCGGCACCCCTGGACGCCTACCGCGACACGGCCGGTGCGACCCGCGCCAACCTGGTGAACGACGACGGCGTGCAGCCCGGCGACCCGGCCAGGGCGGCCCGCATCATCGTCGACCTGGTCCACAGCGACGACGCACCGCTCCGCCTCCCGCTGGGTCGCGACGCGGTCGACGCCCTCCGCGCCCACCAGAGCCGGCTGGCCGCCGACCTGGCCGAGTGGGAACACGTCAGCGTCGCGACGAGCTACTGA